One region of Caldimonas thermodepolymerans genomic DNA includes:
- the ftsZ gene encoding cell division protein FtsZ, which translates to MPIEMIEEFNMGTQIKVIGVGGGGGNAVEHMIAKGVQGVEFICANTDAQALNSSSAHKLIQLGTTGLGAGAKPEAGKAAAEEAVDRIREAIEGAHMLFITAGMGGGTGTGAAPVIARVAKDMGILTVGVVTKPFEFEGPRRMKQADTGLAELEANVDSLIVVLNEKLLEVLGDDVTQDEAFAQANDVLRNAVGGISDIIHIPGLVNVDFEDVKTVMSEPGKAMMGTATASGPDRALKAAEAAVACPLLEGIDLSGARGVLVLIAAARSTFKLAESRNAMNTIRRYAAEDAHVIYGTAYDDSLGDQLRVTVIATGLSAQARRQQAPISVVHSQPALRTGTDNIPVLNATVGGVGHGPATHDYSSLNTPSVWRSGRTQAAAKVDALASNGMDEIEIPAFLRKQAD; encoded by the coding sequence ATGCCTATCGAGATGATTGAGGAATTCAACATGGGCACCCAGATCAAGGTGATCGGGGTGGGAGGCGGCGGTGGCAACGCCGTCGAGCACATGATCGCCAAGGGCGTGCAGGGCGTGGAGTTCATCTGTGCCAACACCGACGCCCAGGCGCTCAACAGCTCGTCGGCGCACAAGCTGATCCAGCTGGGCACCACGGGCCTGGGCGCCGGCGCCAAGCCGGAAGCCGGCAAGGCCGCGGCGGAAGAGGCGGTGGATCGCATCCGTGAAGCGATCGAAGGCGCGCACATGCTGTTCATCACCGCCGGCATGGGGGGCGGCACCGGCACCGGCGCCGCCCCGGTGATCGCCCGCGTGGCCAAGGACATGGGCATCCTGACCGTGGGCGTGGTCACCAAGCCGTTCGAGTTCGAGGGCCCGCGCCGCATGAAGCAGGCCGACACCGGCCTGGCCGAGCTGGAGGCCAATGTCGACTCGCTGATCGTGGTGCTCAACGAGAAGCTGCTGGAGGTGCTGGGCGACGACGTCACCCAGGACGAGGCCTTCGCGCAGGCCAACGACGTGCTGCGCAACGCGGTGGGCGGCATCAGCGACATCATCCACATCCCTGGCCTGGTCAACGTCGACTTCGAGGACGTCAAGACCGTGATGAGCGAGCCGGGCAAGGCCATGATGGGCACCGCGACCGCCTCCGGTCCGGACCGCGCGCTCAAGGCCGCCGAGGCTGCCGTCGCCTGCCCGCTGCTGGAAGGCATCGACCTGTCGGGCGCGCGTGGCGTGCTGGTGCTGATCGCCGCGGCGCGCAGCACCTTCAAGCTGGCCGAAAGCCGCAACGCGATGAACACCATCCGCCGCTACGCCGCCGAGGACGCGCACGTGATCTACGGCACGGCCTACGACGACAGCCTGGGCGACCAGCTGCGCGTGACGGTGATCGCCACCGGCCTGTCGGCCCAGGCGCGTCGCCAGCAGGCCCCGATCAGCGTGGTGCACTCGCAGCCGGCGCTGCGCACCGGCACCGACAACATCCCGGTGCTGAACGCGACCGTCGGTGGCGTGGGCCATGGCCCGGCCACCCACGACTACAGCAGCCTGAACACCCCCAGCGTGTGGCGTTCGGGCCGCACCCAGGCGGCGGCCAAGGTCGACGCGCTCGCGAGCAACGGGATGGACGAGATCGAGATCCCGGCGTTCCTGCGCAAGCAAGCCGACTGA
- the ftsA gene encoding cell division protein FtsA: protein MAKEYKDLVVGLDIGTAKVMAVVAEVLPTGELRVAGLGVAPSHGLKRGVVVNIDATVQSIQQALKEAEMMADCKITRVYTGITGSHIRGQNSTGMVIVRDKEVTPIDVSRVVETAKAINIPNDQKLLLVEPQEFVIDGHEVKEPIGMSGGRLEVKVHIVTGAQSAAENIVKCVRRCGLEVEQLVLNPSASAAAVLTEDEKDLGVALVDIGAGTTDVSIFTDGAIRHTAVIPIAGDLITSDIAMALRTPTKDAEEIKVDYGVAKQLLADPGEQVEVPGLGDRAPRMLSRQALAGVIEPRVEEIFSLVHQVIRESGYEELLSSGIVLAGGSAVMPGMVELGEDIFLKPVRKGIPTYSGALYDMVANPRSATVMGLLEEARLARVRGHRAAQQAGSVTTLFGRIKDWLIGNF from the coding sequence ATGGCCAAGGAATACAAGGATCTCGTCGTCGGCCTCGACATCGGCACTGCCAAGGTGATGGCGGTGGTGGCCGAGGTGCTGCCCACGGGCGAGCTGCGCGTGGCCGGGCTCGGCGTTGCGCCGTCGCACGGCCTCAAGCGCGGCGTCGTGGTCAACATCGATGCCACCGTGCAGTCGATCCAGCAGGCGCTGAAGGAGGCCGAGATGATGGCCGACTGCAAGATCACGCGCGTCTACACCGGCATCACCGGCAGCCACATCCGCGGGCAGAACTCCACCGGCATGGTGATCGTGCGCGACAAGGAGGTCACGCCGATCGACGTCTCGCGCGTCGTCGAGACCGCCAAGGCGATCAACATCCCCAACGACCAGAAGCTGCTGCTGGTCGAGCCGCAGGAATTCGTGATCGACGGCCACGAGGTCAAGGAGCCGATCGGCATGAGCGGCGGGCGCCTGGAGGTCAAGGTGCACATCGTCACCGGCGCGCAGAGCGCGGCCGAGAACATCGTCAAGTGCGTGCGCCGCTGCGGGCTGGAGGTCGAGCAGCTGGTGCTCAACCCGAGCGCCTCGGCCGCCGCGGTGCTGACCGAGGACGAGAAGGACCTGGGCGTGGCGCTGGTCGACATCGGCGCCGGCACCACCGACGTGTCGATCTTCACCGACGGGGCGATCCGCCACACCGCGGTGATCCCGATCGCCGGCGACCTGATCACCAGCGACATCGCGATGGCGCTGCGCACGCCGACCAAGGACGCCGAGGAGATCAAGGTCGACTACGGCGTGGCCAAGCAGTTGCTGGCCGACCCCGGCGAGCAGGTCGAGGTGCCGGGCCTGGGCGACCGTGCGCCGCGCATGCTCAGCCGCCAGGCGCTGGCCGGCGTGATCGAGCCGCGTGTCGAGGAGATCTTCTCGCTGGTGCACCAGGTCATCCGCGAGAGCGGCTACGAGGAGCTGCTGTCCTCCGGCATCGTGCTGGCCGGCGGCTCCGCGGTGATGCCCGGCATGGTCGAGCTGGGCGAAGACATCTTTCTGAAACCCGTACGCAAGGGCATCCCGACCTACTCGGGGGCCCTGTACGACATGGTGGCCAACCCGCGTTCGGCCACCGTGATGGGACTGCTGGAGGAGGCGCGCCTGGCGCGCGTACGCGGGCATCGGGCGGCCCAGCAGGCCGGCTCGGTGACGACGCTCTTTGGCCGTATCAAGGACTGGTTGATCGGGAATTTCTGA
- a CDS encoding cell division protein FtsQ/DivIB codes for MQATATPLDIRLMNATAAVLSAAAVLAFVWMAVTWVTRWPVFAIRAVRIEGDVTRNSASTIRANAVPKLAGNFFTIDLERAQRAFESVPWVRRARVQRVWPDRLAVHLEEHRPAAYWGEDRLVNTFGEVFDANLGDVEDEDLPTLRGPEGSAAQVLALYRRLTPVIARLDTRIDTLVLSARGSWRAELDDGGRIEIGRGEPDEVLARVERFVATWYQVSARYPGPLQYADLRHHNGYAVRIKGVTTTVPESRRIN; via the coding sequence ATGCAGGCCACCGCCACCCCGCTGGACATCCGGCTGATGAACGCCACCGCCGCCGTGCTGAGCGCGGCCGCGGTGCTGGCGTTCGTCTGGATGGCGGTGACCTGGGTGACGCGCTGGCCGGTGTTCGCGATCCGCGCCGTGCGCATCGAGGGCGACGTGACGCGCAACAGTGCCAGCACCATCCGCGCCAACGCGGTGCCCAAGCTGGCAGGCAACTTCTTCACGATCGACCTGGAGCGCGCGCAGCGTGCCTTCGAGTCGGTGCCGTGGGTGCGGCGCGCACGGGTGCAGCGCGTCTGGCCGGACCGGCTGGCGGTGCACCTCGAGGAGCACCGTCCTGCGGCCTACTGGGGCGAAGACCGGCTGGTCAACACGTTCGGCGAAGTGTTCGACGCCAACCTGGGCGACGTCGAGGACGAGGACCTGCCCACGCTGCGCGGCCCGGAGGGCTCGGCGGCGCAGGTGCTGGCGCTGTACCGGCGCCTGACGCCGGTGATCGCGCGGCTGGACACGCGCATCGACACCCTCGTGCTGTCGGCGCGTGGCTCGTGGCGCGCCGAGCTGGACGACGGGGGACGGATCGAGATCGGGCGCGGCGAGCCCGACGAGGTGCTGGCCCGGGTGGAGCGCTTCGTCGCGACCTGGTACCAGGTCTCGGCCCGCTACCCGGGCCCGCTGCAGTACGCCGACCTGCGGCACCACAACGGCTACGCCGTGCGCATCAAGGGCGTCACGACCACCGTTCCGGAGTCACGAAGAATCAACTGA
- a CDS encoding D-alanine--D-alanine ligase produces the protein MKLDLASIDPKALGKVAVLMGGHSAEREVSLMSGQGVLDALTSQGVDAHAFDPAERSLDELRRDGFDRCFIALHGRFGEDGTVQGALELLHVPYTGSGVMASAIAMDKIMTKRIWRFEGLPTPDWRLVSSADETRAALAALGAPMIVKPSREGSTIGLTKVTSVEQCDAAFELAARCDPLVLCEEFIEGDETTCPVLGEGAAAEALPLIRIVAPEGNYDYQNKYFTDVTQYHCPSGLPEAEEREIQRIVVQAYRTLGCSGWGRADVMIRKKDRKPFLLEMNTSPGMTGHSLVPMSARAAGISYEQLCLWLVAQASLKL, from the coding sequence ATGAAACTGGATCTCGCCTCCATCGACCCGAAGGCGCTCGGCAAGGTGGCCGTGCTGATGGGCGGGCATTCGGCCGAGCGCGAGGTGTCGCTGATGTCCGGCCAGGGCGTGCTGGACGCGCTGACCTCGCAGGGCGTGGACGCACATGCCTTCGACCCGGCCGAGCGCAGCCTGGACGAGCTGCGCCGCGACGGCTTCGACCGCTGCTTCATCGCGCTGCACGGCCGTTTCGGCGAGGACGGCACGGTGCAGGGCGCCCTCGAGCTGCTGCACGTGCCGTACACCGGCTCGGGCGTGATGGCCTCGGCCATCGCGATGGACAAGATCATGACCAAGCGCATCTGGCGCTTCGAGGGCCTGCCCACGCCCGACTGGCGGCTGGTGTCCAGCGCCGACGAGACGCGCGCGGCGCTGGCCGCGCTCGGCGCGCCGATGATCGTCAAGCCCTCGCGAGAAGGCTCGACCATCGGGCTGACCAAGGTCACCAGCGTCGAGCAGTGCGACGCGGCCTTCGAGCTGGCCGCGCGCTGCGACCCGCTGGTGCTGTGCGAGGAGTTCATCGAGGGCGACGAGACCACCTGCCCGGTGCTGGGCGAGGGGGCGGCGGCCGAGGCGCTGCCGCTGATCCGCATCGTCGCGCCGGAAGGCAACTACGACTACCAGAACAAGTACTTCACCGACGTCACGCAGTACCACTGCCCGAGCGGCCTGCCCGAAGCCGAGGAGCGAGAGATCCAGCGCATCGTCGTGCAGGCCTACCGCACGCTCGGCTGCAGCGGCTGGGGACGTGCCGACGTGATGATCCGCAAGAAGGACCGCAAGCCCTTCCTGCTCGAGATGAACACCTCGCCGGGCATGACCGGCCATTCGCTGGTGCCGATGTCGGCGCGCGCGGCGGGGATCAGCTACGAACAGCTGTGCCTGTGGCTGGTGGCCCAGGCCTCGCTGAAGCTCTGA
- the murC gene encoding UDP-N-acetylmuramate--L-alanine ligase has protein sequence MKHAVKHIHFVGIGGAGMSGIAEVLFNLGYTVSGSDQNDSATLRRLASLGIKVTVGHDAAHIEGADVIVTSTAVRGDNPEVIAARAKRVPVVPRAVMLAELMRLRQGIAIAGTHGKTTTTSLVASALAEAGLDPTFVIGGRLNSAGANSRLGTGQYIVVEADESDASFLNLMPILSVVTNIDADHMETYGHDFARLKGAFVEFLHRMPFYGAAILCAEDAGVRSIIPMVSRPVVTYGFGEDVQVRAVDLVAREGRMHFTCQRRNGVHLPDLQVTLNLPGAHNVLNALAVIAVAAELELPDAPVLKALAEFKGVGRRFQRYGDLPSADGGHFTLIDDYGHHPVEMAATLAAVRGAFPDRRLVLAFQPHRYTRTRDCFEDFVKVIGTADAVLLAEVYAAGEQPIVAADARSLARALRVAGKVDPVFVDDIAAMPRAIVDHARSGDVVVTMGAGSIGGVPAQVVDLLKGRA, from the coding sequence GTGAAGCATGCCGTCAAGCACATCCACTTCGTCGGCATCGGTGGCGCCGGCATGAGCGGCATCGCCGAAGTGCTGTTCAACCTGGGCTACACCGTCTCCGGCTCCGACCAGAACGACAGCGCGACGCTGCGCCGCCTCGCGTCGCTGGGCATCAAGGTGACGGTGGGCCACGACGCGGCGCACATCGAGGGCGCTGACGTGATCGTCACGTCCACCGCGGTGCGTGGCGACAACCCCGAGGTGATCGCCGCGCGTGCGAAGCGCGTGCCGGTGGTGCCGCGCGCAGTGATGCTGGCCGAGCTGATGCGCCTGCGCCAGGGCATCGCGATCGCCGGCACGCACGGCAAGACCACCACCACCAGCCTGGTCGCCAGCGCGCTGGCCGAGGCGGGCCTGGACCCGACCTTCGTGATCGGCGGGCGCCTGAACAGCGCCGGCGCGAACTCGCGCCTGGGCACCGGCCAGTACATCGTCGTCGAGGCGGACGAGTCCGATGCGTCCTTCCTCAACCTGATGCCCATCCTGTCGGTCGTCACCAACATCGATGCCGACCACATGGAGACCTACGGGCACGACTTCGCGCGGCTCAAGGGCGCGTTCGTCGAGTTCCTGCACCGCATGCCGTTCTATGGCGCGGCCATCCTGTGCGCCGAGGACGCGGGCGTGCGCTCGATCATCCCGATGGTCTCGCGTCCCGTGGTCACCTACGGCTTCGGCGAGGACGTGCAGGTGCGCGCGGTGGACTTGGTGGCGCGCGAGGGCCGCATGCACTTCACCTGCCAGCGCCGCAACGGCGTGCACCTGCCGGACCTGCAGGTCACGCTGAACCTGCCGGGCGCGCACAACGTGCTCAACGCGCTGGCGGTGATCGCGGTGGCGGCCGAGCTGGAGCTGCCCGATGCACCGGTGCTCAAGGCGCTGGCCGAGTTCAAGGGCGTGGGGCGGCGCTTCCAGCGCTACGGCGACCTGCCGTCCGCCGACGGCGGCCACTTCACGCTGATCGACGACTACGGCCACCATCCGGTGGAGATGGCCGCGACGCTGGCCGCGGTGCGTGGCGCCTTCCCGGACCGCCGCCTGGTGCTGGCGTTCCAGCCGCACCGCTACACGCGCACGCGTGACTGCTTCGAGGATTTCGTCAAGGTGATCGGCACCGCCGACGCGGTGCTGCTGGCCGAGGTGTATGCCGCCGGCGAGCAGCCCATCGTCGCCGCCGACGCCCGGTCGCTGGCGCGTGCGCTGCGCGTGGCCGGCAAGGTCGATCCGGTGTTCGTCGACGACATCGCCGCGATGCCGCGCGCCATCGTCGACCACGCACGCAGCGGCGACGTGGTGGTCACGATGGGTGCGGGCTCCATCGGCGGCGTGCCGGCCCAGGTGGTGGACCTGCTGAAAGGACGCGCATGA
- the murG gene encoding undecaprenyldiphospho-muramoylpentapeptide beta-N-acetylglucosaminyltransferase — protein MSRHLVVMAAGTGGHIIPGLAVAHEMQRRGWTVSWLGTTQGMENRLVPAAGVPLDTIGFTGLRGKGLMHTLTGGFRLLGAFAACWRILGRRKADAVLGMGGYVCFPGGVMAAARGKPLVLVNADAALLMSNRALLPVADVVAFGFDGAAATVHKRAVVTGNPVREEIEALPPPAERYAGRNGPLKVLVVGGSLGAKVLNETLPKALARIPRDARPQVTHQTGQLNRDAVKALYVAEGIDPEAGEVEVLPFIDDMARRLAEADLVVCRAGAVTVSELCAAGVASVLVPLIVSTTSHQRDNALYMAQHGAAVHLPQTELTPEKLAEVLQGHDRAALLAMAEKARTLARPRAAARVADEIEKLVNKKGGTP, from the coding sequence ATGAGCCGCCATCTCGTCGTCATGGCGGCCGGCACCGGCGGCCACATCATCCCGGGCCTGGCGGTCGCGCACGAGATGCAGCGCCGCGGCTGGACGGTGAGCTGGCTGGGCACCACGCAGGGCATGGAAAACCGCCTGGTGCCCGCGGCCGGCGTGCCGCTGGACACCATCGGCTTCACCGGGCTGCGCGGCAAGGGCCTGATGCACACGCTGACCGGCGGGTTCCGCCTGCTGGGCGCGTTCGCCGCCTGCTGGCGCATCCTGGGCCGGCGCAAGGCCGACGCGGTGCTCGGCATGGGCGGCTACGTCTGCTTCCCGGGCGGCGTGATGGCCGCCGCGCGCGGCAAGCCGCTGGTGCTGGTCAATGCCGATGCGGCGCTGCTGATGAGCAACCGCGCGCTGCTGCCGGTGGCCGACGTGGTCGCGTTCGGCTTCGACGGGGCGGCGGCGACCGTGCACAAGCGGGCGGTGGTGACCGGCAATCCGGTGCGCGAGGAGATCGAGGCGCTGCCTCCGCCGGCCGAACGCTATGCCGGACGCAACGGCCCGCTCAAGGTGCTGGTGGTGGGCGGCAGCCTGGGCGCGAAGGTGCTCAACGAGACCCTGCCCAAGGCGCTGGCGCGGATCCCGAGGGACGCCCGCCCGCAGGTCACGCACCAGACCGGGCAGCTCAACCGCGACGCGGTCAAGGCACTGTACGTGGCCGAAGGCATCGACCCCGAAGCCGGCGAGGTCGAGGTGCTGCCGTTCATCGACGACATGGCGCGCCGCCTGGCCGAGGCCGACCTGGTGGTCTGCCGCGCCGGCGCGGTGACGGTCAGCGAGCTGTGCGCGGCCGGGGTCGCCAGCGTGCTGGTGCCGCTGATCGTCAGCACCACCTCGCACCAGCGCGACAACGCGCTGTACATGGCCCAGCACGGCGCCGCGGTGCACCTGCCGCAGACCGAACTGACGCCCGAGAAGCTGGCCGAGGTCCTGCAGGGCCACGACCGTGCCGCGCTGCTGGCGATGGCCGAGAAGGCCCGCACGCTGGCTCGTCCGCGTGCCGCCGCCCGGGTGGCCGACGAGATCGAGAAGCTGGTGAACAAGAAGGGAGGCACGCCGTGA
- the ftsW gene encoding putative lipid II flippase FtsW: protein MRERLAAFKGGRFGRARKDVPVRDWVSTGQPARVQGFDQPLTWVVVALLALGLVMVYSASIALPDNPRFARYSQNYFLVRHALSIAMGFVAALIAVQVPMRVWEKYAPWLFVASLLLLVVVLLPFVSKPINGARRWIPLGVLNFQPSELAKLAIALYAANYMVRKMEVKEHFFRAVLPMAVAVGLVGVLLLAEPDMGAFIVIAMIAMGILFLGGVNGRMFFLITAVLVGAFVTMIAFSDWRRERIFAYLNPWDEKYTLGKAYQLSHSLIAFGRGEFFGQGLGSSVEKLHYLPEAHTDFLLAVIGEELGFVGVAAVIFAFFWLARRVFHIGRQAIALDRVFSGLVAQGIGIWIGGQALINMGVNLGVLPTKGLTLPLMSYGGSAVLLNCIALAVVLRVDIENRQLMRGGRA, encoded by the coding sequence CTGCGTGAGCGCCTGGCCGCGTTCAAGGGGGGGCGCTTCGGCCGCGCGCGCAAGGACGTGCCGGTGCGCGACTGGGTCTCGACCGGGCAGCCCGCGCGCGTGCAGGGCTTCGACCAGCCGCTGACGTGGGTCGTGGTGGCGCTGCTGGCCCTGGGCCTGGTGATGGTGTACTCGGCCTCGATCGCGCTGCCGGACAACCCGCGCTTTGCCCGCTACTCGCAGAACTACTTCCTGGTGCGCCACGCGTTGTCGATCGCGATGGGCTTCGTTGCCGCGCTGATCGCGGTGCAGGTGCCGATGCGGGTGTGGGAGAAGTACGCGCCCTGGCTTTTCGTCGCCTCGCTGCTGCTGCTCGTCGTGGTGCTGCTGCCCTTCGTCAGCAAGCCGATCAACGGCGCGCGGCGCTGGATCCCGCTCGGGGTGCTGAACTTCCAGCCGTCCGAGCTGGCCAAGCTCGCCATCGCGCTGTACGCGGCCAACTACATGGTGCGCAAGATGGAGGTCAAGGAGCACTTCTTCCGCGCCGTGCTGCCGATGGCGGTGGCGGTCGGCCTGGTCGGCGTGCTGCTGCTGGCCGAACCCGACATGGGCGCCTTCATCGTGATCGCGATGATCGCGATGGGCATCCTGTTCCTCGGCGGCGTCAACGGCCGCATGTTCTTCCTGATCACCGCGGTGCTGGTGGGTGCCTTCGTGACCATGATCGCGTTCAGCGACTGGCGGCGCGAGCGCATCTTCGCTTACCTCAACCCCTGGGACGAGAAGTACACGCTGGGCAAGGCCTACCAGCTGTCGCACTCGCTGATCGCCTTCGGCCGTGGCGAGTTCTTCGGCCAGGGCCTGGGCTCCAGCGTCGAGAAGCTGCACTACCTGCCCGAGGCGCACACCGACTTCCTGCTCGCGGTGATCGGCGAGGAGCTGGGCTTCGTCGGCGTGGCCGCGGTGATCTTCGCCTTCTTCTGGCTGGCGCGGCGCGTGTTCCACATCGGCCGCCAGGCGATCGCGCTGGACCGCGTGTTCTCGGGCCTGGTCGCGCAGGGCATCGGCATCTGGATCGGTGGCCAGGCCCTGATCAACATGGGCGTGAACCTCGGCGTGCTGCCGACCAAGGGGCTGACGCTGCCGCTGATGAGCTACGGCGGCTCGGCCGTCCTGCTCAACTGCATCGCGCTGGCGGTGGTGCTGCGGGTCGACATCGAAAACCGTCAACTCATGCGCGGAGGTCGTGCATGA
- the murD gene encoding UDP-N-acetylmuramoyl-L-alanine--D-glutamate ligase: MKDLQGITVLVLGLGDSGLAMARWCARCGAEVRVWDSREQPPQAEALRQHVPQARLFSGPLGPDSLDGVQRVLKSPGLAPHDERLAALFARAAELGVPVQGELDLFAQALADLKAERGYAPKVIAITGTNGKTTTTSMAALLIERTGKRVAMAGNVGPTMLQTLSDALDLEPPPAAPAAAGAAAPDAAVPGAAPEAGQGPVAAVDATAAVGDDDLAATEHAAAGLPAGEAPAVEALAPEGDTEGPAVADDAAGEGAAGQDESASDATAADGAVPGEAARAAALLLDDDSAALRLAPPPPPEPVFEHLPQVWVLELSSFQLHGVQGFNPSAATVLNVTQDHLDWHGSMQAYAADKARVFGPDTVLVINRDDPLVEAMVPAPQVVKGGRGRPARLVERRVVRFGLDAPRRPGDYGLVVENGMAWLVRAMEADETLKLGRTRRRDDEEEELHIQRLMPADALRVRGRHNAANALAALALATSVGCPLAPMLHGLREYTGERHRVEYVHTVAGVDYFDDSKGTNVGATVAALNGLALDRAPARIAVILGGDGKGQDFSPLVEPVSRHARYVALIGRDAGLIEQALASTGVPMERFETLQAAVRACAARAHAGDAVLMSPACASLDMFRNYGHRGEVFVAEVQAMAAEQGEIAS, encoded by the coding sequence ATGAAGGACTTGCAAGGCATCACCGTCCTCGTGCTCGGGCTGGGCGACTCCGGCCTCGCGATGGCGCGCTGGTGCGCGCGTTGCGGCGCCGAGGTGCGCGTGTGGGATTCCCGCGAGCAGCCGCCGCAGGCCGAGGCGTTGCGGCAGCACGTGCCGCAGGCGCGGCTGTTCAGCGGGCCGCTCGGCCCCGACTCGCTGGACGGCGTGCAGCGCGTGCTCAAGAGCCCGGGGCTGGCACCTCACGACGAGCGCCTGGCGGCGCTGTTCGCGCGCGCGGCCGAGCTGGGCGTGCCGGTGCAGGGCGAGCTGGACCTGTTCGCGCAGGCGCTCGCGGACCTGAAGGCCGAGCGCGGCTACGCGCCCAAGGTGATCGCGATCACCGGCACCAACGGCAAGACCACCACCACCTCGATGGCGGCGCTGCTGATCGAGCGCACCGGCAAGCGGGTCGCGATGGCCGGCAACGTCGGCCCGACCATGCTGCAGACGCTGTCCGACGCGCTGGACCTGGAGCCGCCGCCCGCGGCGCCGGCTGCGGCCGGCGCCGCAGCGCCTGATGCGGCCGTGCCCGGGGCGGCGCCGGAAGCAGGCCAAGGGCCGGTCGCGGCCGTCGACGCGACCGCCGCGGTGGGCGACGACGACCTGGCGGCGACGGAACACGCTGCTGCCGGGCTTCCGGCCGGCGAAGCGCCTGCCGTGGAGGCGTTGGCACCGGAAGGGGACACGGAGGGCCCCGCGGTTGCCGACGATGCCGCGGGCGAGGGGGCTGCCGGACAGGATGAATCCGCAAGCGACGCGACCGCGGCGGACGGGGCCGTGCCGGGAGAGGCCGCCCGTGCGGCGGCCCTGCTGCTGGATGACGACAGCGCCGCGCTCAGGCTCGCGCCGCCGCCTCCGCCCGAGCCGGTGTTCGAGCACCTGCCGCAGGTCTGGGTGCTCGAGTTGTCGAGCTTCCAGCTGCACGGCGTGCAGGGCTTCAACCCGAGCGCGGCGACGGTGCTCAACGTCACGCAGGACCACCTCGACTGGCACGGCTCGATGCAGGCCTATGCCGCCGACAAGGCGCGCGTGTTCGGGCCGGACACCGTGCTGGTCATCAACCGCGACGACCCGCTGGTGGAGGCCATGGTGCCCGCGCCGCAGGTGGTCAAGGGCGGCCGTGGCCGTCCTGCGCGCCTGGTCGAGCGCCGCGTGGTGCGCTTCGGGCTGGACGCGCCGCGCCGTCCCGGCGACTACGGCCTGGTGGTCGAGAACGGCATGGCCTGGCTGGTGCGCGCGATGGAGGCCGACGAGACGCTGAAGCTCGGTCGCACGCGCCGCCGCGACGACGAGGAAGAGGAGCTGCACATCCAGCGCCTGATGCCGGCCGACGCGCTGCGCGTGCGCGGCCGCCACAACGCGGCCAACGCACTGGCGGCGCTGGCGCTGGCCACCTCGGTCGGCTGCCCGCTGGCGCCCATGCTGCACGGCCTGCGCGAGTACACCGGCGAGCGGCACCGCGTCGAGTACGTGCACACCGTGGCCGGCGTCGACTACTTCGACGACAGCAAGGGCACCAACGTGGGCGCCACCGTGGCCGCGCTCAACGGCCTGGCGCTGGACCGCGCGCCGGCGCGCATCGCGGTGATCCTGGGCGGCGACGGCAAGGGGCAGGACTTCTCGCCGCTGGTCGAGCCGGTGTCTCGCCATGCGCGCTATGTCGCGCTGATCGGCCGCGACGCCGGCCTGATCGAGCAGGCGCTGGCGTCCACCGGCGTGCCGATGGAACGCTTCGAGACCCTGCAGGCCGCGGTGCGCGCCTGTGCCGCGCGCGCCCATGCCGGGGACGCGGTGCTGATGAGCCCGGCCTGCGCGAGCCTGGACATGTTCCGCAACTACGGCCACCGGGGCGAGGTGTTCGTCGCCGAAGTGCAGGCGATGGCCGCCGAACAAGGGGAGATCGCGTCGTGA